ATACGTGGTCAGCTGATAATACTGAAGGCACACGTCCCGGACTTGCCAATAATCCTTATGATGGTAACAATCCTGCTGGAAGTGATTTTGACCTAGAAAATGGGGATTTCATTCGAATCAGCAATATCAATTTCGGATATACTTTTCCATCAAAATTTTTAGGGAGTATTAACTCAGCAAGGATTTTTATAAGTATGCAGGATATCGCCTTGATTACTAATTACTCAGGTTTTGATCCTGAGTTTAGTGAACCAAACCCCTACCCCGCTTCATATTCAACCACTCTGGGAATCGATATAAATTTTTAGAAAATATTAGAGAAGGATAGTATGCAGATAACAAAAAATAGAACAAAAATTTTCCTAGTTGCCACACTTTTAATTGGAGCAGGTTGTGGAGATGTACTTGAGCCACAAGTATATGGAGATTTGACACCAGAAACGTTTTTTGGCTCTGAGGCAGATTTTAATAATGCAGTTATTGCTCTATACAGCCCATTTATGACAGATTGGGGAGTGGTTGACCAAGGTGACGGACAATGGTATGCATCTTTATATAATGCAGACCCAAAAACCTATTTAATGAGGAGTATGATTACCACTGATGAAATGTTCAGTCCCTGGGTGCCTGATTTTACAGGTTTTACTTTTGGCCCTGCTACGTTAAGTAGTTTTCAGGCTTCGACCTACGCGAAAATAAGATATGTAGCACGAGCTACTGACGTAATCGATAAAATCCAAAACTCATCAGCGGATGTACCTACAAATATCAGAGACCTATATGTAGCAGAAGCAAAAGTACTGAGGGCATGGACCATGTATATTATTTACGATTTCTTTGGCCCTGTAAATGTAAAACTGAACCCGGAAACACTTAGCGACATAGAGATTACTCCCCGGCTTGCTAAAGAAGATTACTTGGCAGCGATGATAACAGACCTAGAGGAAGCTATTCCCAATCTAACAGATAAGTACAATGGAGACACAGAGAATTGGGGGAGGGTCAGTCAGGGCTTAGCTCGAATGGTATTACTCAAAATTTATATGCACGAAAAGAATTGGGCAGAAGCCGAGCAAATTGCACAGGAAATAGTTGCTATGAATTATGAATTATTGGATTCCTATCCCGATGTTTTTAATAATGAACAAAATAACGAACTGATTTACGCAGTTCCTGCAGATGCTTCTTCCCCTAATTATTACACACAGGAAATTATTCCAACTAATTTTGAGTCAAGTGGAAGTTTTATCCGTAGCTCGGGATGGTATGGCCTTTGGATGCCGTGGGATTTTTATGATACTTTTGATGCAGGAGATGAGCGCCTGGATACCATTTTAGATTCTTATATAGATTTCAGGAACAATACAGTGGACAGGTCTAATGGAATGAACGGTGCAATTCCCCTTAAATACACAGAACTTGATGGAAATGGCCCTGGGCACAGTAACGACCAAATTGTTTATCGTTTTGCAGAAGTTTTATTGTCCCTTGCTGAAGCAATAAATGAACAAAGAGGTCCGGCAGATGCTTATCAATATATTAATCAAGTTCGAAACCGTGTTAGTCTTTCAGATTTGTCCGGATTAAGTCAAACCGAATTTCGAGATGCAATACTTGTAGAACGAGGACACGAGCTTTTTGCTGAGGGTGTAAGACGTCAAGACCTAATTCGACATGGAAAGTTCATAGAATACGCACAAGCCCGCGGTACAAGTGCGCAATCTCATCATGTATTGTTTCCAATTCCTCAGGAAGTAATTCTACAGGGTGAAGGTATCATTGAGCAAAATCCAGGGTACAACTAAAATTTTCTTTCCTACTTAACCAATAACTAATGCAAGAACTATGAAAACAGAATTACGAGATATATTTTTGTTAACGATAACATTTTTGTTATCAAGCAATATCGTTTCCGGCCAGGAAACAATTGCAGAGGATAAAGCCTCCAATTACACCTTAGAGGAACTAGCCTCTCTTGAGAATTTAGGTACAGGCTTTGGTCCTTGGAATAGTATACTAACTGATGATGCTTCAGTAGAATTGTTGGATGCAAATGGTAATGGTGCAAACAGCGCCGCTATAAATACGGATGCGTTGTCTTTTGCATTAATCGCTTCTCCAACTGATGTACTAGGCAATCGTGTAGATCTTGGGAGAGAGTTTTTATCTGCGTTATCAGATGGAGATACGCTCTCTTTTGATATTGCGTGGAATTGGGTAGACGGACTTAAGGGAGTTTCATTAAGTAATGGTAGTTGGGAAAGTGAAGATGTTACTCTCACTATAGATTTTGACATAACTGGATTTTATGTAAACAGCGATTCTGTAGCCCCGCCACCAACAGAAGATGATTGGAATGGCTCGAATCCATGGCGACAGGAAGGAGAAGCCATGCACTTTTCTATAGTTAAGACAGCTGAAGGTTTAACATATTCAGTTAAAGCAATTACCCCGGAATCCCCGGTCGATTTTTCAGGAACCGTTGAGGGTGTTAATGCAGATCGGATAAACTTTTTTAACGATGATGGCCTCAATTGGGGAGGTTCCGGGCAAGGAAGTCTTTTCTTTAATAGTTTAAAGATTGTTAGTGGGATGGCTACTTCGAATGAAGAAGAACTAATCCAGTATTCGTTCAAGTTAGAACAAAATTATCCAAATCCTTTTAACCCGGAAACCCAAATTTCCTATTCTTTGGAGCAAGCCGGGCCTGTTGAACTAAGTATATACAACCTGCTGGGCCAACAGATATTGACTATAGAAAATGGATTTAAATCAGCAGGTAGTCACCTAGTAAGCTTAAATGCCTCAAATCTAAGCTCGGGAGTTTACATTTATACATTGAGAACCGAAATGGGAGTACTTTCCAGGAAAATGACTGTATTGAAATAGTAAAAGTACCACGATTTTTGACAGGTTTATTGAGTTAAGCCTGTTTCTTTAATTAAGTATATAATGAGTTTTAAAATGCCAAATTTGATATTTCTTGCAGTAATACTTGTTATTGCATGTACTGATAACCCCTCAAAAAACAATGACGAAGATCCAGCGCCATCTGAGGAATTCCTATTTGGTGCTGATTTATCATATGTAAATCAAATATTGGACTTTGGTGGAGTATATAAATCAAACGATGTCCAAACAGATCCATATTCAATTTTTGCGGACTTAGGTACTACAACTGCGAGATTTAGATTATTTAAAGATCCGGTTTGGACTAAAGAAGTATATGGTGAATTAGGTACTCAACTTTACAATGATATAGACGATGTTACTCTTGCCATTCAACTTGCTAAAAGTGCTGGTATGAACGTGCTGCTCGACTACCATTATTCAGATGTCTGGGCGGATCCCGGAAATCAGGAGGTTCCGGAGGCCTGGAATGATCTCTCTTTTGAGGAAATTTCGGATTCAATCTATCAGTATACCTATCAAATCTTGATGCACTTATACAGTGAAGATGCATTGCCGGAAATGGTTCAAATCGGTAATGAAAACAATTGTGGATTGGTTCATCCTTATGCAAATGTTTGCGAATCCGATGACTGGGAAGAGCTTGGTACATTACTTAACCAAGGGATTAAAGCAGTCAGGGAGACAGAGTTAGAAACGGGAAGTCAAATAAAAGTAATGCTACACGTTGCTCAACCCGAAAATGTCGATTACTGGTTCGAAAATGTGATTAGCATTGGCGGCGTGACTGATTTCGAGGTAGTCGGTTTCTCGTATTATCCAAAATGGTCTGAAATTTCTATCAACAGGATTTCAAATTATGTGGCCAATTTCAAGGCTGTATACGATCGAGAGGTGATGATACTGGAAACTGCGTATCCCTGGACTCTCACCAATGCTGATAGTTATGGAAACATACTTGGTTCCGACAGTGTAATTGATGGGTATGAGGCCACTATCGAAGGTCAACGGCAATTTATGATTGACCTTGTAAAGGAAGTTATGGATGGAGGAGGTACTGGAGTCTTTTACTGGGAACCTGCGTGGATTACTTCAAACCTAAAAGACTTGTGGGGAACAGGTTCTTCATGGGAAAACAGTACGTTTTTTGATTATGAAGGGAATGCGCATGGAGGATTCGATTTCATGACTTACGATTATTCAGAATAATTAGGCAAATAGTAGCAGCAAAAAGATGTTCAATACCACTTCGATAAGAATCAGCTTCAAAAAGCTTCAAGTTAGCATACTTTTATTGATTCCTTTAGCATGTACAATTCAAGCCCAGAATTTTGAGAATTCTCAATTATTTAATCATGATTGGGAATTTGTGAAAGATATCGATCCAGCTATATCAATAAATGATGCCACTATTCAATGGGAAAAGGTTTCCCTTCCGCATACAGCTAATATTGAACCCTTAGTAATTGCAGATCAACAATGGCAGGGAACCAGCTATTATCGAAAATATTTTTCGTTATCGCCCAGAGTAGAGGAAAAACATATTTCCTTAACCTTTGAAGGAGTAATGCATGAAACGGAGGTCTACTTAAATGGAGAGGTGATCTATTATAACGCAGGCGGGTACCTTCCGTTTTATGTTGATTTGACTGATGTAGTAAAATTTTCTGAACGCAATGAGCTCATTCTGAAGGTAAACAATGAAGACAATCCAGATATTCCACCGGGAAAACCGATCGCAGATTTGGATTTCAACTATTATGGAGGGATTTACAGAGATGTTCATTTATCTATAAAGGACAAATTTCGCATATCAGATCCTATAGGTGCCAATCGCGTCGCAGCTGGAGGGGTTTTTGTTCATTACGAAGACATATCTGACGAAAAAGCCACCGTATTCGTGCAAGTTGATATAGAAAATGGGCGCGATGAATCGGTAGAAGGAGAGCTACTAATTTCACTTAAAGATGCTAACGGAGCAATTGTAGCGAGCGGTGAAAATAATATTCAATTAGAATCCGGTACAAATAGTTTAGTTAGAAGCGAATTTATAGTTGAGAATCCTCTCCTCTGGTCTCCTGATCATCCAAATCTATACTTGCTTAGTGTTCAGTTATTCAGCGCCAATGGAAAGGTAGATGAAGCAGAACAAAAAATCGGGATACGCATATTCGAATTCGATGAAGACAATCAATTCGTACTTAATGGTGAGAAATTATACTTAAGGGGAACCAATCGTCACCAAGACTATCCTTATATAGGGTATGCTCTTTCAAACGAGGCCCAATACAGAGATGCATACAAGATTAAAGAGGCGGGTTTTAATTTTATAAGAACCGCTCACTATCCACCCGATCCATCATTTTTAGAAGCATGTGATGAACTCGGAATTCTATTTATGAATGCAATACCAGGATGGCAGTTTTTTGGTGAGAACGAATTCCAAGAGCGGGCTTTGAATGATATTCGAAACATGATCAGACGAGATCGTAACCACCCAAGCATAATTATTTGGGAAGCTTCTTTAAACGAATCAGGAATGCCGGAAGAATTCATGGAAATTGCCCATCAAACGGTTAAGGAGGAGCTACCAATTAATGATGTGTACACAAGTGGCTGGTTAGACCACGCGTATGACATATTCATCCCTGCACGCCAACATTCAAAACCACCAGCTTACTGGAGTAATTACGACAAAGATAAACCACTTTTTATTGCTGAATATGGGGATTGGGAATACTATGCCCAGAATGCAGGTTTCAATCAAGCAGCTTTTGAAAATCTAAAAGAAGAAGAGCGGAATTCCAGACAGTTGCGTGGATTTGGACAGGTAAGATTAGCCCAACAAGCCCTTAACTTCCAGGAGGCACACAACTCAAATCTTAAAGGAAACTCTTTTGGAGATGCTAACTGGGTAATGTTTGATTACAACCGGGGTTACGCACCAGATTTAGAGGCCTCTGGAATTCAGGACATTTTTAGAATTCCTAAATTTACCAACTATTTCTACCGGAGCCAGATTGATCCGGTTTTAGGTCCTGAACAGACATTGTTTAACTCCCCAATGGTATATATTGCAAACTATTGGACGGATTCGGAATTCACTGAAGTTAAAGTGTATAGTAATGCAGAGGAAGTGGTACTGTATTTGAATAATGAAGAAATCGAACGCAGAAACCCGGATATAGATCAGTATTCGACCCATCTTAACCATCCCCCTTTTACCTTTAATCTGGATTCTTTTATTCCGGGAATATTAACGGCAGAAGCGTTTATAAATGGAGAGTTGGTTGCCACACATGAGCGTATTACCCCGGGAGAAGCCACAAATATATCATTACAGGTAGATATCAGTGGCAAGCAACCGACAGCTGGGGTAAACGATGTGGTGTTTGTTTATGCATCGATTACCGATAAAAATGGAAACGCAGTACCTGATGCTTCAAATCAAATCTTCTTCAAAATTGAAGGAGATGGTGAACTGATTGGTAATAACCCGATTAAAGCCGAAGCAGGTATTGCAACCATGTTAGTACGGATAGGAGAAAATACGGACAGTCTTATTATAAAGGCTAGTAGTGCCGCATTGAAAGAGGCTTCCTTATCGCTAACGGTACAATAAAAGCTTAGCAATAATGATAGCATCACATATCCAGAATATTACAATAAACAAGGAGATTGTCCTTGAAAACGGACAATTAAGGGTTTCAATACTACCAGAATGTGGTGGGAAAATCTCCAGCATAAAAAGCAATAAAAGCGGAACCGAGTTCTTATTGCAACCCTCACAAACCATTTCAAATGAGAGAGATTTACAGTACGGAATGAGTTTTTTGCCTCCGTACGCATTCGGTTTTGATGATTGTTTTCCCAACATAGCAAAAACAACACTCCGGTTGCCGATAGGGGAGCGCGATTATCCTGATCATGGTGAGTTGTGGACCAGTAAATTCAATTATGAAATAAATGGAAGAGAAAAATCCTGCAAAATTGAGACTAATGGTGTTTTTCAAGAATACATTTTCAAAAAAAAGGTTTCCTTGAATGGCAAGCGGTTACTCATTGAATATGAACTGGAGAATACTTCCGATACAGAACTTAATTACATTTGGTCAGCTCATCCGTTATTAGAGGTAGATCCGGAAGATGAAATACTCCTGCCAGAAGGAATCAGGCATTTCGAGGTATATTACTCAAATATCCAAAGCCTGTTAAAAGGGGATCACCTCCAATGGCCAATTAACGTTAGAAACGTAGCACTGGCCAATGTGCAGGAGCCTTGGAAAGAAATAGCTCTTAAATTATTTGCAAACAATATTAGCTCTGGGAAAGCAGGCTTTTACCGGAAAAAGTCCGATGAATCCATTGTCTTCAATTTTGATACTTACCACCTGCGCCATCTTGGGCTCTGGCTATGCTACGGAGGCTGGCCGGAATCCTCAGAAGAAAAACAGCTTACCGTAGCGATAGAACCAACAAATTGCGATACCGATTGCCTTTCGGAAGCCATACAACAGGGAAAACATACATCGTTAATGCCAGGAAAAAGTAATAGCTGGTTTTTTGAGCTTTGTATAGAACCAGGGTATGGAAATGTTTGATTCTCAGATTAAAATAGGTAAGCATATTGTGGGGTATGTGGCCGAAGCTTTCACAAATCGGTTTGACGGTATACCAACTTTGATCAAATCACCAGGAAGGGTAAATATAATTGGTGAACATGTAGATTATAATGATGGGTTTGTTCTTCCTGCAACTATAAATAAGCATGTTGTATTTGCGATAGCTGCTAATGATACTTCTGTTGTAAACCTGGTTTCTCTGGATTTAGGAGAGAAAGAATCAATAGATTTAAATAATCTGCAAATACCTCCTAAGTACCAATGGACAAAATACATTCAAGGAGCACTTCTCGAATTAGGTGAAAGGGGATATTCAGTGGCCGGATTCGATGTGGTTTTTGGAGGGAATATTCCCATTGGGGCTGGGGTGTCGTCTTCTGCAGCCTTAGAAGGGGGGTTGCTGACCGGGCTTTCACATCTTTTTTCGCTGGACATAACAAAAAAAGAAATAGCGATGATGGGGAAAGATATTGAGCACAATCATATTGGAGTACAATGTGGGATAATGGACCAGTTTATCAATGTATATGGTCAGAAAGACGGCATTCTAAAATTGGATTGTCGGGATCTTAGCTATGATATTCTCCCCTTCGAAAACCGGGATGTAGCTATTGTTCTTTGTAATTCCATGGTCAGTCATAATCTATATACAACGCAGTATAACAAACGGAGGAAGCAGTGTGCCGAGGCGGTCAGCTATTTTAAGAAATTCGACCCCCAGATAAAAAAGCTTAGAGATGTTTCGATAGAACTATTTAACTCCAAAGGAAAAGGCTTAAGTCCTGACATTCAAAAGAGAACTAAATTTGTAATCGAGGAGATAGAAAGGGTACATACTGCAAGTGATTTAATATTGTCGGGAGAGATTGATTCTTTGGGGGAGAAGCTGATTGAATCTCATCTTGGTTTGAGTAAGGAATATGAGGTGAGCTGTCTGGAACTTGATTTACTGGTGGATATTGCTGTAAAACAGAATGGAGTACTTGGGGCAAGGATGATGGGAGGTGGATTTGGTGGATGTACCTTGAATTTAGTCATGGATGATTCTGTAGAAAGTTTCAAAGAGACTATTACTGACAAGTACAGATCGAAAACTCAAATTGACCCTGAATTATATGTGATGAAAATTGATGAAGGTGTACATATAATTGAAGGCTAAATCAATGACCTCGAGACATTTAGAGTATCCACATAGAAGGTTAAATATATTAACAGGAGAATGGGTCCAGGTTTCCGCTCATCGAACAAAAAGACCGTGGCAAGGTCAACAAGAAGAGGTCAATATTGATACAAAGCCTGAGTATGATCCGAGTTGTTATTTGTGCCCGGGAAATAAGCGTGCTAATGGCGTAATCAATCCTCACTACTCCTCTACGTATTCTTTTGTAAATGATTTTAGCGCCTTGATTGAATCAGTCCCTGATGATCATATTTCAATAGAAGGGTTGCTGGTTTCACAGGGTGAGCCGGGCATTTGTAAAGTAATTTGTTTTTCTCCAAAGCATAACCGAACACTTCCGGATATGAGTGTTTCAGAAATCAGGAAAGTAGTTGAATGTTGGGTTCACGAATATGTAGAATTGGGAAGTAGAGAGAATATAAACTACGTTCAAATATTTGAGAACAAAGGAGAAATAATGGGGTGTAGTAATGCACATCCGCATGGGCAAATATGGGCTCAAAAATCAATTCCAACAGAGCCCGAAAAAGAGCGTATTCGCTTTGAAGAATATTTCAAAGAGTATGGAAGAACCATTCTTACGGATTATTTAGAACTGGAACTCAGCCTCCAGGAAAGAATAGTTGCTGAAAATGATGATTTTGTTGTTTTGGTTCCATTTTGGGCTTTTTGGCCATTCGAGACACTCATTATCAGCCGACGGCCAATATCAAGGTTAGACGAATTTAGTGACTCAGAAAAGACAAACTTTGCACATATAATCCAGACAATCACCAGGAAGTATGACAAAGTTTTTAATGTGTCCTTTCCGTATTCGGCTGGGTTACATCCTGCACCAACAGATGGTGGAAATTATCCAGAATGGCATTTTCATATGCATTTTTATCCCCCGCTTTTAAGGTCTTCTACCATTAAAAAGTTTAGTGTTGGCTATGAATTACTTGCTAATCTACAGCGAGATACAACGCCGGAATACAGCGCTAATATCCTCAAAAAAATTTCAATTTGAGCTATGAAATACATAGGCATCTTTTTTTTTTAGGAATTATTGCATGTGAATCTACTTCGGACCCAATTCAAGAAACCCATGAAACGGAGGTAATCCTTCGAATAAAGCATAAAAGCACATTAGAAATCCTAGTCTGCGCTCATAGAGCTACTGTTGGTTACCTTCCCGAGAACTCTCTCTCTGCAATAAGGGAATCGGTAGCACTCGGCGTTGATATTATTGAGTTGGATGTTCGTACGACAGCAGATGATAGTTTAGTGATTATGCATGATCATGATATCGACCGGACAACGAACGGGTCTGGATACGTGTCAAGCATGTCCTATTCTGCCCTGCAAGAATATTTCTTAACCCATGCCGATTCACTAACCAACGAAAAAATACCCACTCTTAGAGAGGTTCTTTATCTCACACAGAATGAAGACGTTATTTTGAATTTGGATTTAAAGGATGTGAATACTCACCAGTATTATGAGTTACTTGAAGAGTTTAAGATGCAGTATCAAGTGATGAGCTATATTTGGGATGAAGAACTTTTCTGGGAACTGTTAGAAAAGGATAGCTTATATGCTGTTTTGCCACTGGCAAATACGATTCAGGAGGTAAGGTATTTCAATAGCTTCGTAGATTCTAAATTAATTCACTTCACAGAAGAAAGTTATCAGCCAGAGATTATTGAAGAAGCCAAAAGCAATGGCCAACTTATTTTTATTAATTCACTTTGGGAAATTGATGACCTATTTATAGATGGTCAGACTCAGGAAATGGATTCTCTCATAGCTCACAGGCCAGCAATTATTCAAACTGATTATCCCAAAGAACTTATTGACTATCTGAAGCAGAAAGGGCTCAGGTAAGTAATGCTACATTTATTCTCTATATAAAAGGACTCCGAGATGGAAACAATTGATGTAATAGTATTCATAACTTATGTATCAATGATAATTGGCATAGGTCTATGGGTCTCAAGAGATAAAGAAGGACATACGAAAAACGCTGAAGACTATTTCCTAGCCGGTAAGTCCCTTCCTTGGTGGGCTATTGGTGCATCTTTAATTGCTGCTAATATTTCAGCAGAACAAATAATAGGTATGTCTGGTTCTGGATTTGCTGTAGGACTAGCTATTGCTACTTATGAATGGATGGCTGCTGTTACTCTTCTTATTGTAGGAAAATATCTATTACCCATTTTTATAGAGAAAAAATTATACACAATTCCTGAGTTTATCGAACACCGGTTCAATACGACTCTTAAAACTATTCTAGCTGTTTTTTGGATTGCACTTTTCACCCTTGTGAACCTGACTACAGTCATGTTTCTGGGAGCAAAAGCCTTGGATACTATTTGGGGTGTTGGAGATGGTAGTTTATTGCTGCTTGCACTGATTGGCTTGGCACTAATTGCAGCTACTTACTCTATTTACGGAGGATTATCAGCTGTAGCATGGACAGATGTAATTCAAGTTATACTATTAGTTTTGGGGGGTATAGTAACGACTATTGTCGCGCTAAATGCAGTAACTCCCGAAGGAGGAGTAATAAAAGGTGCCGTGCATATCTTTGAAGTTGCGAATGATAAATTTGATATGATACTGGATAGATCTAACCCTGAGTTTAACAATTTACCAGGCATTGCAGTACTCATCGGCGGAATGTGGGTGGCGAATCTTTATTATTGGGGATTCAATCAATATATCATTCAACGTACGCTAGCAGCCAAATCTTTAGAAGAATCCCAAAAGGGTATCGTTTTAGCTGCTTTTCTCAAACTGATTATCCCATTTATCGTGGTTATTCCAGGGATTATCGCCTACGTGATGTATGCACAACCAGAAGGAACTTCGGAAATTGCAGGTGTAGTAGAAGCATTTACAAAATCTGATGGAACAACGGACAATGATAACGCCTATCCCTGGTTAATAAGCGTTTTTGTCGCTCCTGGTTTTAGAGGTCTTGTGGTTGCAGCCCTTGCAGCAGCAATCATTTCTTCCATGGCATCAATGCTAAATTCAATTGCTACGATATTTACAATGGACATTTATAAGCCATATTTCAACAAAGAAGCTTCAGATTCCAAAACTGTAAACGTTGGCCGCCTTACTGCGGGAGTTGCATTAGTTTTTGCAATATTAATCGCTCCGCAGCTTGAAACAGTACCACAAGTATTTCAATTTATTCAGGAATATACAGGCCTAGTGAGCCCCGGTATCTTGGCAGTATTTCTAATGGGCCTTTTCTGGAAACCTACTACAACAAGGGCCGCAACTATTGGAGTATTGTCTTCGATCGTTGTTGCATTATTATTAAAAATACCATCGATAGACCTACCATTCTTGGATCAAATGTTCTACACACTGATAATTACAATAGTGATCATTGTTGGGATTAGCTTATCTACCAATGAAGAAGGCGATGACCCCAAAGCAATTCGTTTTACTTCAAAGACATTCAAAACCAGTCCTCAGTTTAATATCGGAGCGTATGTTGTACTGATCTTGACCTCAATTCTGTACGCTCTGTTCTGGTGATCGTACATTAACGGTAGAACGGATAGTTAAAGTGATTTCTAGTCAACCCTGTCTGCTTCCAAAACATCTGTGATGGTATTTATTTCCGAGGGTACCAAAGGGAACTAATGGAGATTCAAAGACC
This DNA window, taken from Balneola sp., encodes the following:
- a CDS encoding sodium/glucose cotransporter, coding for METIDVIVFITYVSMIIGIGLWVSRDKEGHTKNAEDYFLAGKSLPWWAIGASLIAANISAEQIIGMSGSGFAVGLAIATYEWMAAVTLLIVGKYLLPIFIEKKLYTIPEFIEHRFNTTLKTILAVFWIALFTLVNLTTVMFLGAKALDTIWGVGDGSLLLLALIGLALIAATYSIYGGLSAVAWTDVIQVILLVLGGIVTTIVALNAVTPEGGVIKGAVHIFEVANDKFDMILDRSNPEFNNLPGIAVLIGGMWVANLYYWGFNQYIIQRTLAAKSLEESQKGIVLAAFLKLIIPFIVVIPGIIAYVMYAQPEGTSEIAGVVEAFTKSDGTTDNDNAYPWLISVFVAPGFRGLVVAALAAAIISSMASMLNSIATIFTMDIYKPYFNKEASDSKTVNVGRLTAGVALVFAILIAPQLETVPQVFQFIQEYTGLVSPGILAVFLMGLFWKPTTTRAATIGVLSSIVVALLLKIPSIDLPFLDQMFYTLIITIVIIVGISLSTNEEGDDPKAIRFTSKTFKTSPQFNIGAYVVLILTSILYALFW